A genomic region of Gemmatimonadota bacterium contains the following coding sequences:
- a CDS encoding dipeptidase — MGHSRPDLTPHVARFRDELFEFLRIPSVSARAERGGDTRRAAEWVAEALQRAGLEAEVAETGGHPVALGEWRGAGPGAPTLLVYGHYDVQPAEPLELWTSAPFEPELRDGRIYARGAADDKGQVFLHLKALELLLADGGTLPVNVVVLIEGEEEIASPNLLTFVESNRERLAADAVLVSDTAMFAPGVPALVISLRGLAYFELRVRGTRADLHSGTYGGAVPNAAAILVEILSTLHDAHGHILIPEFYDRVAEWESEALHRLRELPFDDETFREEAGAIALSGEAGYSTLERLWTRPTCEVNGLLAGYTGEGAKTVLPSHALAKVSFRLVPDQDPKEVERLFRAHVARVAPAEVEVEVVPLHGGRPWRASTEGPVFEAARGALASVYGKEPVLIGDGASIPIVAGFERVLGTRCVLMGFGYPGANLHAPDEWFPDAQIEKGIASLLEFYRRL; from the coding sequence ATTCCTCCGGATCCCTTCGGTGAGCGCCCGCGCCGAGCGCGGGGGCGATACACGCCGGGCCGCCGAGTGGGTCGCCGAGGCGCTCCAGCGCGCCGGCCTGGAGGCCGAAGTCGCCGAAACGGGCGGCCACCCGGTCGCTCTCGGAGAATGGCGCGGGGCCGGCCCTGGCGCACCGACCCTCCTCGTTTACGGACACTACGACGTCCAGCCGGCGGAGCCCCTCGAACTCTGGACTTCCGCGCCCTTCGAGCCGGAGCTGCGCGACGGGCGCATCTACGCGCGGGGCGCCGCCGACGACAAGGGACAGGTTTTTCTCCACCTGAAGGCGCTGGAGCTCCTCCTGGCCGACGGCGGGACTCTCCCGGTCAACGTCGTTGTCCTGATCGAAGGCGAGGAGGAGATCGCCTCGCCCAATCTTCTCACTTTCGTGGAATCAAATCGCGAGCGGCTCGCCGCGGACGCGGTGCTCGTCTCGGACACGGCCATGTTCGCGCCCGGAGTCCCCGCTCTCGTGATCTCCCTTCGAGGGCTCGCTTACTTCGAGCTCCGCGTCCGGGGCACCCGTGCAGACCTCCACTCGGGGACCTACGGTGGCGCGGTTCCGAATGCCGCGGCCATCCTCGTCGAGATCCTCTCCACCCTGCACGACGCCCACGGCCACATCCTGATTCCGGAGTTTTACGATCGGGTCGCGGAGTGGGAGAGCGAGGCGCTTCACCGCCTGCGCGAGCTCCCCTTCGACGACGAGACGTTTCGTGAGGAGGCCGGAGCGATCGCGCTCTCCGGAGAGGCGGGTTACTCGACGCTCGAGAGGCTCTGGACGCGCCCGACCTGCGAGGTGAACGGCCTTCTCGCCGGATACACGGGCGAGGGGGCGAAAACCGTCCTTCCGTCACACGCGCTGGCGAAGGTGAGCTTCCGGCTCGTTCCGGATCAGGACCCGAAGGAGGTCGAGCGGCTTTTCCGGGCGCACGTCGCGCGCGTCGCTCCCGCGGAGGTGGAGGTCGAGGTCGTGCCGCTGCACGGGGGAAGACCCTGGCGCGCCAGCACCGAGGGGCCCGTCTTCGAAGCGGCCCGGGGGGCGCTGGCCAGCGTTTACGGGAAGGAGCCGGTCCTCATAGGCGACGGCGCTTCGATCCCGATCGTCGCCGGCTTCGAGCGCGTCCTGGGGACTCGCTGCGTCCTCATGGGATTCGGATACCCGGGCGCGAATCTGCACGCCCCCGACGAATGGTTTCCCGACGCGCAGATCGAGAAGGGGATCGCCTCGCTTTTGGAGTTCTACCGGCGGCTCTGA